Proteins encoded together in one Telopea speciosissima isolate NSW1024214 ecotype Mountain lineage chromosome 6, Tspe_v1, whole genome shotgun sequence window:
- the LOC122665643 gene encoding uncharacterized mitochondrial protein AtMg00810-like has translation MDSLKALLTTPCGIRHTKDHMIILLLYVDDIILTGPNEHHLASFISQLGQEFAMTDLGSLHHFLGIEATWSTTGLTLSQTKYAVDLLNQTGMIGSKLCTTPVWLGSKLSTVQGEPLPDPKEYRTIVGVLQYLTMTRPDICYAMNQVCQHMHAPTTAYLVAVKRILRYIKHTVGTGLHIQPSPLSQLIGYSDADWAGCPDTRRSTTGFCTYLGPNLISWGSKKQPTISRSSSEAEYKALAVTMSKLLWLSYLLADLDVHLPLPFILRYDNIPSTHLAANPVLHARTKHIEVDYHFVRDLVVNKKVHIKFVPF, from the coding sequence ATGGATTCACTAAAAGCCTTGCTGACAACTCCATGTGGCATTCGTCATACTAAGGACCACATGATCATCTTACTTCTCTACGTAGATGACATTATCCTTACAGGGCCCAATGAACATCACCTTGCTTCTTTCATTTCTCAACTTGGACAGGAATTTGCAATGACTGATTTAGGGAGTCTGCAccattttttgggaattgaggCAACGTGGTCCACCACCGGTTTGACACTCTCTCAAACAAAATATGCAGTAGATCTTCTTAACCAAACTGGTATGATCGGAAGTAAACTATGTACAACACCAGTCTGGTTAGGCTCCAAACTATCAACGGTACAAGGGGAACCTTTACCAGACCCCAAAGAATACCGTACAATTGTTGGCGTGCTTCAATATCTCACCATGACACGCCCTGACATCTGCTATGCCATGAATCAGGTTTGTCAACACATGCATGCCCCAACAACAGCTTATCTCGTTGCCGTAAAGCGTATACTACGCTATATCAAGCATACAGTTGGGACTGGTCTACATATCCAACCGAGCCCTCTATCTCAGCTTATTGGCTACTCAGacgctgattgggctggatgcCCTGACACTCGCCGTTCAACCACTGGCTTCTGCACTTATCTAGGACCTAATCTGATATCTTGGGGTTCAAAGAAACAACCCACAATCTCAAGATCAAGCTCAGAAGCCGAATACAAAGCACTGGCTGTCACAATGTCAAAACTATTATGGCTCTCATATCTCCTAGCAGATCTAGATGTTCACTTGCCTCTCCCATTCATCCTCCGTTACGACAATATACCATCTACTCACTTGGCAGCAAATCCAGTACTACATGCCCGAACAAAACATATAGAGGTGGACTACCATTTTGTTCGGGACTTGGTAGTCAACAAGAAGGTCCATATTAAATTTGTTCCATTTTGA